One stretch of Schlesneria sp. DSM 10557 DNA includes these proteins:
- the corA gene encoding magnesium/cobalt transporter CorA, whose translation MFRVLEVTAEGQVSVTEGIDKVGPPPPGVLRWIDLEKQDEAQLGVLAQRFHFHPLTIEDCSHFDQRPKMEEYGDYLFLVTHGFRLTDSISEPLDTLELHTFLNRDYIVTVHVEHIAPLETVWCRLKGDGALFKRGADFVSYLVADAIVDGFFPLLDDVAAQVEDVEDQVLGGSHKVEMADIFRLKRLLVELRKVLSPQRDVFALLAKRGDGRIGPSTAIYFRDVYDHVLRIHERVEGTRDLLGNALDAYLWSASQRTNEIMKRLTLLSAIFMPLSFITGFWGQNFEGLPTKSNSMMNFMLVSCAVIPLGMIYYFRRSKWF comes from the coding sequence ATGTTTCGTGTGCTCGAAGTCACAGCGGAGGGACAGGTATCGGTCACCGAAGGGATCGACAAGGTCGGTCCCCCTCCGCCCGGTGTCTTGCGCTGGATCGATCTGGAAAAGCAGGATGAAGCGCAGCTCGGGGTGCTCGCACAGCGTTTCCACTTCCATCCACTCACCATCGAAGACTGTTCCCATTTCGATCAGCGGCCGAAAATGGAGGAGTACGGCGATTATCTGTTTCTTGTTACCCATGGCTTTCGTCTGACGGATTCGATTTCAGAGCCGCTGGATACCCTGGAACTGCACACATTTCTGAACAGAGACTACATCGTTACGGTCCATGTCGAGCATATCGCACCCCTGGAAACAGTCTGGTGCCGACTGAAAGGGGATGGGGCGCTCTTCAAACGAGGGGCCGATTTCGTCAGCTATCTCGTCGCCGATGCGATTGTCGACGGTTTTTTTCCGCTGCTGGATGATGTAGCGGCCCAGGTCGAAGATGTGGAGGATCAGGTGCTGGGAGGCAGTCACAAAGTGGAAATGGCTGACATCTTTCGCCTGAAACGGCTGCTGGTGGAATTGCGGAAGGTTCTGTCCCCCCAGCGGGATGTGTTCGCGCTACTCGCGAAGCGGGGTGACGGTCGCATTGGCCCGTCCACAGCGATCTATTTTCGTGACGTGTATGACCATGTCCTGCGTATCCATGAACGGGTGGAAGGGACACGCGATCTGCTGGGGAACGCGCTCGATGCGTATCTCTGGTCTGCGTCGCAGCGGACGAATGAGATCATGAAACGATTGACGCTGTTGAGCGCGATCTTCATGCCCCTTTCTTTCATTACCGGCTTCTGGGGTCAGAATTTTGAGGGGCTGCCGACGAAGTCGAATTCGATGATGAACTTCATGCTGGTCAGTTGCGCGGTCATTCCCCTCGGAATGATTTATTATTTTCGTCGTAGCAAGTGGTTCTGA
- a CDS encoding sulfatase — translation MKSILSAMMCLTVLFLNPGWLHAADAEPDPRPNIVWIIVDDMSANFSSFGEKLIETPHVDRLVSQGTKFERCFVTAPVCSPCRSALITGMYQTSIGAHHHRSGRGTEKILLPAGVEPAPLIFQRAGYFTTISSWPQKDQGLGKTDYNFEWDRGIYNGNDWSGRAKGQPFFAQIQLQGGKLRHNQRWNEIAQQELGSLTSPQAVKLPPYYPRDQVLLDDWAQYLDACRHTDKQVGQVIERLTREGLLDNTIIFFMTDHGISHARGKQFLYDEGIHVPLVIRGPGIEKGKVREDLVEHIDLVATSLALAGLAIPATMQSKDLLAKNYAPRQAVFSARDRCDETVDHIRAVRTERFKYIRNFLPQRPHLQPNRYKDNKPIVQKLRELHENQQLDALTELLLFAPTRPAEELYDLAADPHELRNLADDPAYAQTLTDLRLRLELWMTGTNDLGRTPETEAMYDSDMASYLGGEGARETPQRQLLRKNIELMKAWRQEGK, via the coding sequence ATGAAGTCGATCTTGTCGGCGATGATGTGTCTGACTGTCCTGTTCTTAAACCCGGGTTGGCTGCACGCCGCCGATGCGGAACCGGATCCTCGCCCGAACATTGTCTGGATTATTGTCGACGACATGTCGGCCAACTTTTCCTCGTTTGGCGAGAAACTGATCGAGACACCTCATGTTGACCGCCTGGTTTCGCAGGGGACCAAGTTCGAACGCTGCTTCGTGACCGCCCCCGTCTGTTCTCCGTGTCGATCGGCCTTGATTACCGGCATGTATCAGACATCGATCGGAGCGCACCATCACCGCAGCGGCCGAGGGACCGAGAAGATTCTTCTCCCTGCAGGCGTTGAGCCAGCACCCCTGATCTTTCAGCGAGCGGGTTATTTCACGACGATCAGCAGTTGGCCGCAAAAAGACCAGGGACTTGGCAAGACGGACTACAACTTCGAGTGGGATCGGGGAATTTACAACGGAAACGACTGGAGCGGCCGTGCCAAGGGGCAGCCGTTCTTCGCTCAGATTCAACTGCAGGGTGGCAAGCTTCGTCATAATCAACGCTGGAACGAAATCGCACAGCAGGAACTGGGCAGTTTGACATCCCCGCAGGCTGTCAAACTACCACCTTATTATCCTCGTGATCAGGTTCTCCTTGATGATTGGGCACAGTATCTGGATGCCTGCCGGCATACGGATAAGCAGGTCGGTCAGGTGATTGAGCGACTGACGCGCGAGGGGCTGCTCGACAATACAATCATCTTCTTTATGACAGATCACGGTATCAGTCATGCGCGAGGTAAGCAGTTCCTCTACGACGAAGGGATTCACGTCCCTCTGGTCATCCGGGGGCCTGGCATCGAGAAGGGCAAAGTGCGAGAAGACCTGGTAGAGCACATCGATCTCGTCGCCACTTCCCTCGCTCTTGCCGGACTTGCGATCCCCGCGACAATGCAGTCGAAGGATCTTCTTGCGAAGAACTATGCTCCGCGTCAGGCCGTCTTCAGTGCGCGAGATCGCTGTGACGAAACTGTCGATCACATACGGGCAGTGAGAACGGAGCGGTTCAAGTACATCCGCAACTTCCTGCCGCAGCGGCCTCATCTGCAGCCGAACCGGTATAAGGACAACAAGCCGATTGTCCAGAAGTTGCGCGAACTGCACGAAAACCAGCAACTCGATGCGCTGACAGAATTGCTGCTGTTCGCCCCCACCAGGCCTGCTGAAGAACTTTATGATCTGGCTGCAGATCCCCATGAACTCCGCAATCTGGCGGACGATCCTGCTTACGCTCAAACACTGACGGATCTCAGACTGCGACTGGAACTCTGGATGACAGGGACAAATGATCTCGGACGTACGCCCGAAACCGAAGCGATGTACGACAGCGATATGGCGAGTTACCTGGGCGGGGAGGGAGCCCGGGAGACCCCTCAGCGACAACTCCTGCGAAAGAATATCGAGCTGATGAAAGCCTGGAGACAAGAGGGGAAGTAG
- a CDS encoding AAA family ATPase encodes MSAAEVSDLVSLEAEAAHFKRQFSDAREAIGKVIVGQSRTVEAALTAIMCGGNVLLEGVPGLGKTELVKALSRVLDLEFRRIQFTPDLMPADIVGTNVMSSDENGQYRFEFRKGPIFTQLLLADEINRASPKTQSALLETMQEHSVTTAGNIYQLKEPFFVLATQNPIEQEGTYPLPEAQLDRFMFKVVVPFLNREELNEVVSRTILKTPVEISKLLDSDRIMALRKILDKVVVTDALRDYAVRLVLATHPITDFAPQRVRQFIKWGASPRAAQALIRAARVRALAEGRVHVAFEDIRHFAAEVLGHRMLLNYDGQAENLDVNEVVQECINSLAETM; translated from the coding sequence ATGAGTGCTGCTGAAGTTAGTGATCTGGTTTCTCTGGAGGCGGAAGCCGCTCATTTCAAACGCCAGTTCTCGGACGCGCGAGAGGCGATTGGAAAAGTCATCGTTGGTCAGTCGCGAACGGTCGAAGCGGCTCTCACGGCAATCATGTGCGGCGGTAACGTCTTGCTGGAAGGTGTGCCGGGACTGGGTAAAACCGAACTCGTGAAAGCACTGTCGCGAGTATTGGATCTGGAGTTCCGTCGCATCCAGTTTACTCCCGACCTGATGCCCGCGGACATCGTCGGAACGAACGTCATGTCCAGTGACGAGAACGGCCAGTACCGCTTTGAATTCCGTAAGGGCCCGATCTTCACGCAACTGCTGCTGGCTGATGAAATCAACCGTGCGTCTCCCAAGACGCAGTCCGCCTTGCTCGAGACGATGCAGGAACATTCCGTCACGACGGCCGGGAACATCTATCAGTTGAAAGAACCCTTCTTTGTTCTGGCGACGCAGAATCCGATTGAGCAGGAAGGGACCTATCCACTTCCTGAAGCACAACTCGATCGATTCATGTTTAAGGTCGTGGTTCCTTTTCTGAACCGGGAGGAACTGAATGAGGTGGTAAGCCGCACGATCCTCAAAACGCCCGTCGAGATCTCCAAGTTGCTCGATTCGGATCGCATCATGGCCCTGCGCAAGATCCTCGATAAGGTCGTGGTGACGGATGCTCTGCGTGACTACGCAGTTCGGCTCGTGCTGGCCACCCATCCGATTACCGACTTTGCACCGCAGCGGGTAAGGCAGTTCATCAAGTGGGGAGCCAGTCCACGGGCGGCACAGGCACTGATTCGCGCGGCCCGCGTTCGTGCCCTCGCGGAAGGACGTGTCCACGTCGCCTTCGAGGATATCCGCCACTTCGCGGCGGAAGTGCTGGGGCACCGGATGCTGCTCAACTACGATGGCCAGGCAGAAAATCTCGATGTGAACGAGGTGGTTCAGGAATGCATTAACTCACTCGCCGAGACCATGTGA
- a CDS encoding ATP-binding cassette domain-containing protein: protein MLWSLETVSLSGRRSPRLDRISLAIPEGITAVLGHSGVGKTSLLNLLVGFETPSSGKVLFQADIPATELPLFWVPANHGLWPHLSARDHLLTVMPATQRDPTGRADELLARFDLTEQSDATPGLLSQGERSRLNVARGLASEAKVLVMDEPLAHVDSARCGCYWAAIREHCQGRGTSLVLATHLPDVVLREAQHVICLGKGVVTYAGDVMSLYHKPPTRELAELLGPCNWLASEDSQRWLNCEGPRQTEGETERSLHVSIRPERITVQPHDDSALIVERSRFAGASTEVDIRDERSGTVHPFVVRSQGSTDIQPGQRVVLQLLQVLLLLLFLPGCLFDTSPILPVKAESTWQMPPDGARVPAPRGMTVSPQDEYLVLDNAGRVLVFDGEGDLQRQWWMPEYAIGKAEGICVLKDGRIAVADTHYHRIVLFDHEGEVTGMFGQRGSEPGDFVYPVSITQDPDENLYVCEYGQNDRVQKFRPDGTFLLQFGGPGTGLGQFQRPSGIVWYDHHLYIVDAFNNRIQVYTDEGNPVAILADSDRIAEVHYPYDIAVDQKGDLLVVEYGAGRVSKFSRSGRLLGRYGRSGPGQQEAQFSTPWGISIDRRGRIYVCDTGNRRIVELDL from the coding sequence GTGTTATGGTCCCTTGAGACAGTATCGCTATCAGGGCGTCGGTCTCCGCGACTGGACCGTATCTCGCTAGCGATTCCCGAAGGAATCACGGCTGTGCTGGGGCATTCAGGGGTGGGCAAGACGTCGCTTCTGAACCTTCTTGTCGGGTTTGAGACACCCTCGTCCGGGAAGGTGCTTTTTCAGGCGGACATTCCCGCGACAGAACTTCCCCTCTTCTGGGTACCCGCCAATCATGGCTTGTGGCCTCATCTGAGTGCGCGAGATCACCTGCTGACCGTGATGCCAGCCACGCAACGGGACCCCACGGGACGAGCAGACGAACTGCTCGCCCGGTTTGATTTAACAGAGCAAAGTGATGCGACTCCCGGATTGCTCTCGCAAGGGGAGCGGTCACGGCTCAACGTGGCGCGCGGTCTGGCGTCCGAGGCAAAGGTGCTCGTGATGGACGAACCGTTGGCTCACGTGGACTCCGCTCGGTGTGGCTGCTACTGGGCCGCAATCCGCGAACATTGCCAGGGACGAGGGACATCGCTGGTGCTGGCGACACACCTGCCGGATGTGGTCCTGCGCGAGGCCCAGCACGTGATTTGCCTGGGAAAAGGTGTCGTCACTTATGCAGGTGACGTGATGTCGCTCTATCACAAACCACCTACTCGAGAATTGGCTGAGCTGCTGGGACCCTGCAACTGGCTGGCGTCCGAAGACTCGCAACGATGGCTGAACTGCGAGGGACCACGGCAGACTGAGGGGGAAACGGAACGTTCGCTGCACGTCTCCATTCGGCCCGAACGGATCACGGTTCAACCTCACGACGACAGTGCGTTGATTGTCGAGCGATCGCGGTTTGCGGGTGCCTCCACAGAGGTCGATATCCGGGACGAGCGATCGGGGACTGTGCACCCTTTTGTCGTGCGGTCTCAGGGAAGTACCGACATTCAACCGGGGCAGCGAGTCGTCCTGCAACTGCTGCAGGTTCTGTTACTGCTGCTGTTCTTGCCTGGTTGTCTGTTTGATACGTCGCCGATCTTGCCGGTGAAAGCCGAGTCAACCTGGCAGATGCCCCCTGACGGTGCGCGGGTTCCCGCTCCACGAGGGATGACCGTTTCTCCGCAGGACGAGTATCTGGTGCTCGATAATGCGGGGCGCGTACTGGTGTTCGATGGCGAGGGGGATCTCCAGCGACAATGGTGGATGCCCGAGTACGCGATTGGTAAGGCCGAAGGGATCTGCGTCCTCAAGGATGGGCGCATCGCCGTTGCCGATACGCACTATCATCGAATCGTGCTCTTCGATCATGAGGGCGAAGTGACCGGAATGTTCGGACAGCGAGGGAGCGAACCGGGCGATTTTGTGTATCCTGTTTCGATCACTCAGGACCCCGACGAAAACCTTTATGTGTGTGAGTACGGGCAGAACGACCGGGTCCAGAAGTTTCGTCCTGACGGAACGTTTCTCCTGCAGTTCGGAGGGCCGGGGACCGGGCTGGGGCAGTTTCAGCGACCGAGCGGAATTGTCTGGTATGATCACCACCTCTATATCGTTGACGCGTTCAATAATCGGATTCAGGTTTACACGGACGAAGGGAATCCGGTTGCAATTCTGGCAGATTCAGACAGAATAGCTGAAGTTCATTATCCCTATGACATCGCGGTGGACCAGAAGGGGGATCTGTTGGTCGTGGAATATGGAGCAGGGCGTGTTTCCAAGTTTAGCCGGTCCGGTCGATTGTTAGGTCGTTACGGACGGTCGGGCCCCGGTCAGCAGGAAGCACAGTTCTCAACCCCTTGGGGTATCAGCATCGACCGGCGGGGCAGAATCTACGTTTGCGATACCGGCAATCGACGGATCGTGGAGTTGGACCTTTGA
- a CDS encoding DUF58 domain-containing protein, with protein MEARKQFTALLDNSTLSRVERMRLLPTRRRTNRSRGEHLAGKGGTSTEFNDYRDYSAGDDMRYVDWNIFSRLNRPYVKLYRHEEEMHVVVLVDASASMRFGEKFEKAKQLAACFAIMGLMNLEKVSVFACQHAGQTPQILPPCSGRMSMKRIFSFLEDLPPGGDFPIDEAVEAVLKQHRGRGVCVILSDFLTFGAMERPMNQLFSAGLEVFGIQLLCSLELNPELTGDLRFVDSENGMTLDVSSVGDLIGFYHEHLAGLQEHLATLCRQRSGRFLCLDSGLPLETMLFDTLKRKGWVQ; from the coding sequence ATGGAAGCCAGGAAGCAATTCACCGCGCTGCTCGACAACTCGACCTTGTCTCGGGTGGAGCGGATGCGTTTGTTGCCGACGCGACGTCGAACCAACCGCAGCCGCGGCGAACATCTGGCCGGCAAGGGGGGGACCAGCACCGAGTTCAACGACTACCGGGATTACTCCGCCGGCGACGACATGCGGTATGTCGACTGGAACATCTTCTCACGACTCAATCGGCCCTACGTCAAACTCTATCGTCACGAAGAAGAGATGCACGTCGTCGTGCTGGTCGACGCCTCAGCATCGATGCGATTCGGCGAGAAGTTCGAGAAGGCGAAACAGCTTGCCGCCTGCTTCGCCATCATGGGTCTCATGAATCTGGAAAAGGTCAGTGTCTTTGCCTGCCAGCACGCCGGTCAGACTCCGCAGATCCTGCCTCCCTGTTCGGGCAGGATGAGCATGAAACGGATCTTCTCGTTTCTTGAGGACCTGCCGCCCGGGGGCGATTTCCCGATCGATGAAGCGGTCGAAGCGGTTCTGAAGCAGCACCGGGGTCGTGGTGTATGTGTGATTCTGTCTGACTTCCTCACCTTCGGCGCGATGGAACGCCCCATGAACCAGCTCTTCAGTGCCGGGTTGGAAGTGTTTGGTATTCAGCTTTTGTGTTCGCTGGAATTGAACCCCGAACTGACGGGCGATTTGAGGTTCGTCGATTCCGAGAACGGGATGACGCTGGATGTCTCGTCCGTGGGGGACCTGATTGGTTTCTATCACGAACATCTGGCAGGTCTGCAGGAACACCTGGCAACGCTGTGTCGGCAACGCAGCGGTCGATTTCTCTGTCTCGATTCGGGGCTGCCGCTGGAAACCATGCTGTTCGACACCTTGAAGCGAAAAGGATGGGTGCAGTAA
- the cax gene encoding calcium/proton exchanger codes for MTDLQIEQKPNRWTTFLEMHALDGMLLAVPIAFLLRFVPSLKNETLLFVVTCVAIIPLAGWMGRATEHLSHRAGHGVGGLLNATFGNAAELIIALIALSKGYIDVVKASITGSIIGNILLVLGAATLAGGLRYERQTFNRAGARISTTSLALAAIGLIIPSVFHIAAAQHPGGWTPEAEQKLSLAIASVLALTYILWLVFLLVTHRGLFSPEHHGDEAANEESETPWSLRKSIAVLAVSTLFVAIMSEFLVGSVEAARESWGVTEVFVGVIIVAIIGNAAEHSTAILAAFKNNMDLSLGIAVGASIQIALFVTPVLVFASYFFAKPMNLEFSMPEIVAVTLAVWIVSVISGDGECNWLEGVQLLSVYLILAILFFFLP; via the coding sequence GTGACGGATTTACAGATCGAACAAAAGCCGAACCGCTGGACAACCTTTCTGGAAATGCATGCCCTCGACGGGATGCTGCTGGCGGTGCCGATCGCCTTCTTGCTTCGGTTCGTCCCTTCGCTCAAGAACGAGACGCTGTTGTTTGTTGTGACGTGTGTCGCCATTATTCCGCTGGCAGGCTGGATGGGGCGCGCGACAGAGCATTTAAGTCATCGCGCCGGACACGGCGTTGGAGGGCTGCTGAATGCTACATTCGGCAATGCGGCGGAACTGATTATCGCTTTGATCGCCCTCTCGAAGGGCTATATCGATGTTGTGAAAGCGTCAATCACGGGATCGATTATCGGCAACATTCTGCTGGTTCTCGGGGCGGCGACGCTGGCGGGGGGATTACGTTACGAACGACAGACGTTTAACCGTGCGGGGGCGCGCATCTCGACGACGTCGCTCGCACTGGCGGCCATCGGTCTGATCATACCGTCGGTCTTTCACATCGCTGCTGCCCAGCATCCCGGCGGCTGGACCCCTGAGGCAGAGCAAAAGTTGTCTCTGGCGATCGCGTCTGTGCTGGCGCTCACCTACATTTTATGGCTGGTCTTTCTGCTGGTCACGCACCGCGGGCTCTTTTCGCCCGAGCACCACGGTGATGAAGCAGCGAATGAAGAGTCAGAAACGCCGTGGTCGCTGCGCAAGTCGATCGCCGTGCTGGCGGTTTCCACACTGTTCGTGGCGATCATGAGCGAGTTTCTGGTTGGCTCGGTTGAAGCGGCACGCGAATCGTGGGGAGTGACCGAGGTCTTTGTCGGGGTCATCATCGTGGCGATCATCGGCAACGCCGCAGAACATTCGACGGCCATCCTGGCCGCCTTCAAGAACAATATGGACCTGAGCCTGGGGATTGCCGTTGGTGCCAGTATTCAGATCGCACTCTTCGTCACGCCCGTGCTGGTGTTTGCTTCGTACTTTTTTGCGAAGCCGATGAATCTGGAATTCTCCATGCCCGAGATCGTCGCCGTGACACTCGCCGTCTGGATCGTATCGGTGATCAGTGGTGATGGTGAATGCAATTGGCTCGAAGGAGTGCAGTTGCTTTCGGTCTATCTGATCCTGGCGATTCTGTTCTTCTTCCTGCCTTGA
- a CDS encoding VWA domain-containing protein encodes MMNKLRRIFTSFFPMSRRPIRWRDTWPLFVFLIVFGVACFGLEYGHYLMFARPLMLGLIVFAPWIWWMHVTGYAGLPRGRATVALLTRLTLLGLLSMVLAEPRSVKTMDVMSIVFALDVSDSIYSPDDALNYVVQTVQNQRPKGKSDQAGLIIFGKTPACELSPSMSFPFEAFNSQVDRGATNIEQTLSYAGALLPEDYQGKVVLISDGVQTEGNLSRILDDLKGRGVVVDVLPIDYSYSNEVWLERLDLPQGVKLGETYEAGMLVKSLNDGKGKLVLRENGNVIAEQEVEYKEGTNRYTVPITLRTAGYYEYTASIEVPKAQDSLPQNNTVLNYVFVEGEGKVLLVTDGSGDRRDWELLEKAIRDGERAVERIDGVDMPRDATSLMPYDCIIFVNVPHDEFDVQQLQAVRDAVYNLGAGFVMVGGANSFGPGGYHRTVIEEILPVTMDVSQKKVLPKGALAIILHSCEFPEGNTWGKRITKQAIKVLGAQDEVGVLAYTETGEKWLFEPTPAANYEQLVPIINGATIGDMPSFQNTMQIGLKGLLKSDAATRHMIILSDGDPQPPTPALIKDFIDNKISVSMVAIFPHGGLEISKMQSVAEVTGGRYYFPEDPNQLPAIFIKESKTLKRSMLQNKVFTPEVAFPSPILKGIDGLPELKGYVITTAKGDLAMTILTAPPDAEDADSQDPILSVWQHGLGKTAAFTSDFSTNWGEHWQKWDHFQPFVKQLLTDVSRVKKDGHLRMSTHTSGGDAVIVVEDFHPEEGFLQVTAKLAGPNEKSEIVTLKQVAPRRYQATVPLWGHGRYHAIGQGTAGERKDVAFGGFIVPYSPEYLRFRSNRQTLQEVADRTNGRVLSGDPEKDDIYRHGRAAKRSTKPIFDWFLIALAILVPLDVAMRRIQLDLGAIKAALGFGRRTASTATMGALLQAKESATAALKSRREERPLPPPTAGTVLPRPSQKPATPPNAGSPKPPDAPAETSDRPAVSTTERLLAMKRKRDEEK; translated from the coding sequence ATGATGAATAAACTGCGCCGGATCTTCACCAGCTTCTTTCCCATGTCTCGACGGCCGATCCGCTGGCGGGATACCTGGCCCCTCTTCGTCTTTCTGATCGTCTTCGGAGTAGCCTGTTTTGGACTGGAGTACGGGCACTACCTGATGTTTGCTCGCCCCCTGATGCTGGGGCTGATTGTCTTTGCTCCGTGGATCTGGTGGATGCACGTGACGGGATACGCCGGGCTTCCGCGCGGGCGTGCGACTGTAGCTCTGTTAACGCGGCTCACACTGCTCGGTTTATTGTCCATGGTGCTGGCAGAGCCACGGTCCGTTAAGACAATGGACGTCATGTCGATCGTCTTCGCCCTGGACGTGAGCGATTCCATCTATAGCCCCGACGACGCGCTGAACTACGTCGTTCAAACGGTGCAAAACCAGCGGCCTAAAGGGAAGTCGGATCAAGCGGGCCTCATCATCTTTGGCAAGACGCCGGCGTGTGAGCTTTCACCCAGCATGAGCTTCCCCTTCGAAGCGTTTAATTCGCAAGTCGATCGTGGTGCGACCAACATTGAGCAGACATTGTCCTATGCCGGGGCGCTCCTGCCGGAAGACTATCAGGGCAAAGTGGTCCTGATCAGCGACGGAGTTCAGACGGAGGGGAACCTCTCTCGGATTCTGGACGATTTGAAAGGGCGTGGCGTCGTCGTTGATGTTCTTCCCATTGATTACTCCTACAGCAACGAGGTCTGGCTGGAACGACTTGACTTGCCTCAAGGGGTCAAGCTGGGCGAGACGTACGAAGCCGGGATGCTGGTCAAGTCGCTCAACGATGGCAAAGGAAAGCTGGTTCTGCGTGAAAACGGAAACGTCATTGCCGAGCAGGAGGTCGAGTATAAGGAAGGGACTAACCGGTACACCGTTCCGATTACGCTCAGAACGGCAGGCTACTATGAATATACGGCCAGTATTGAAGTTCCCAAGGCGCAGGACAGTCTTCCTCAGAACAACACGGTCCTGAATTACGTCTTCGTCGAAGGGGAAGGAAAAGTTCTTCTGGTCACAGACGGATCGGGCGATCGCCGGGACTGGGAACTGCTGGAAAAAGCAATCCGCGATGGCGAACGAGCGGTTGAACGGATTGACGGTGTGGACATGCCCCGTGATGCAACGTCGCTGATGCCCTACGACTGCATCATCTTCGTTAATGTCCCACATGACGAGTTCGACGTTCAGCAGCTTCAGGCAGTTCGCGACGCTGTCTACAACCTGGGTGCGGGCTTCGTCATGGTCGGGGGGGCAAACAGTTTCGGGCCGGGCGGTTACCATCGAACAGTGATTGAAGAAATCCTGCCCGTGACCATGGATGTCTCACAGAAGAAGGTGCTTCCCAAAGGGGCGCTCGCAATCATTTTGCATTCGTGTGAGTTCCCTGAAGGGAACACCTGGGGCAAGCGGATCACCAAACAGGCGATCAAAGTGCTGGGTGCCCAGGACGAAGTGGGGGTGCTGGCGTATACGGAAACCGGCGAGAAGTGGTTGTTCGAACCGACACCCGCGGCGAACTATGAACAGCTTGTGCCGATCATCAACGGCGCCACCATCGGCGATATGCCCAGTTTTCAGAACACCATGCAAATCGGCTTGAAGGGGTTGCTGAAGAGTGACGCGGCGACTCGCCACATGATCATTCTCTCTGATGGCGATCCCCAGCCACCGACTCCGGCTCTCATTAAGGATTTCATCGACAACAAGATCAGTGTGTCGATGGTGGCGATCTTCCCGCACGGTGGTCTGGAAATTTCGAAGATGCAATCCGTCGCCGAAGTGACTGGGGGGAGGTACTACTTTCCGGAAGATCCCAACCAGCTTCCCGCGATTTTCATCAAGGAATCGAAGACGCTCAAACGGAGCATGCTGCAAAACAAGGTTTTTACCCCTGAGGTCGCATTTCCGTCTCCGATTCTGAAAGGGATCGACGGGCTGCCGGAACTAAAAGGCTATGTGATTACGACGGCCAAAGGTGATCTCGCGATGACGATTCTCACAGCGCCGCCAGATGCCGAAGATGCGGACTCACAGGACCCTATTCTATCAGTCTGGCAGCACGGACTGGGGAAGACTGCCGCGTTCACATCCGATTTCAGTACCAACTGGGGCGAGCACTGGCAGAAATGGGATCATTTTCAGCCGTTCGTCAAACAACTGCTGACAGACGTGAGCCGTGTGAAAAAGGATGGTCACCTGCGGATGTCGACGCATACTTCTGGAGGCGATGCCGTCATCGTGGTGGAAGATTTCCATCCCGAAGAAGGCTTTCTGCAAGTCACCGCGAAGCTGGCTGGTCCGAATGAGAAGTCCGAGATTGTCACTCTCAAGCAGGTTGCCCCTCGCCGTTATCAGGCGACAGTCCCGCTCTGGGGGCATGGTCGTTACCACGCGATCGGGCAAGGGACGGCGGGTGAACGAAAGGACGTCGCATTTGGTGGATTCATCGTTCCCTATTCACCCGAATACCTCCGTTTCCGATCGAATCGTCAGACACTTCAGGAAGTGGCTGATCGAACGAATGGTCGAGTCTTGTCGGGTGATCCCGAAAAGGACGATATTTACCGTCATGGTCGTGCGGCGAAACGCAGTACAAAACCCATCTTTGACTGGTTTCTGATTGCACTGGCCATCCTGGTGCCACTCGATGTGGCGATGCGGCGGATCCAGCTTGATCTAGGGGCAATCAAAGCCGCTCTGGGATTCGGTCGCCGTACAGCATCAACGGCGACAATGGGTGCGTTGCTGCAGGCGAAGGAGTCGGCGACGGCGGCACTCAAGTCGCGCCGCGAAGAACGTCCACTCCCACCCCCCACCGCAGGCACAGTTCTCCCTCGTCCTTCGCAAAAGCCCGCCACTCCGCCAAATGCGGGCAGTCCGAAACCGCCGGATGCACCGGCCGAAACCTCCGACCGACCTGCGGTCTCAACAACCGAACGCCTGCTGGCGATGAAACGCAAACGCGACGAAGAAAAATAG